Sequence from the Microbacterium sp. 1.5R genome:
CCTCCCCGGACTTCATGGCCTTCACCGCCTGGCGGCTCCTCGCGTGTCTGGGGATGGGAGCGGCGATGGCGACGAGCAGCACCCTCGTGGCCGATCTTGTTCCGCCCAGGCGTCGAGCGGCGCTGCTCGCGACTGCATATGCCGCGGTGGGGCTGGGAACGACTCTCGGCGCCGCACTCGCCGGACTGCTCCTCCCGCTGGGTGGATGGCGAGCCCTGCTGGTGGCCGGTGGTGTCATCCCCCTCGTGATCGTGCTGGTCCTGGCGGCGGTCGTACCCGAATCGCCCGCCTTCTACGCTGCGCGGGGCGATCTCGTGCGGGCGCGCCGCGCTCTCGCCAGGCTGATACCGACGACGCTGACCGAATCCGTGACCTTCTCGACTCCGAAGGCGGCGGACCGCACACACGTCGTCCGCCAGCTCATCTCGCGCCGCTTCCGGATCACGACGGCACTTCTGTGGGTCTTCGGATTTCTTTCGCTGGGAACTCAGCTGATGATCGTCCAATATCTGCCGACGCTGCTGCAGCAGCCGACACCCGGCCTGGACTCGGTGCAGAGCAGCACAGTAGTCGGACTGTACGGACTGACCAGCGTGGCCGGGACGCTGGTCATCGGTGCGGTGCTCACGAAGGTCTCCCGTTTCGTCGCCATCGGTTCGGCCCTCATCCTTTCAGCAGCCGCTGCAGTGCTGGTCGGCGTCACACCCGACCTCAGTTACGGCCAGCTGCTTCTGCTCCTCGGCATTGCCGGGTTCGTCCTGCCTGCGGCGTTCGGTCCGACTCGCTCGGTGCTCGCTGCAGCCGCGTACCCCACCCGTATCCGCGGCACGGGTGTGGGTTCGACGGAGTTCAGCGCTCGGATCGGCTCGGCCGTGGGAGGCGCGGTCGGCGGCACTCTGATCGGTGCAGGCCTGGGCCTGACGGGGCTCTTCCTGACGCTCCTGGCGCCGATCGCCGTACTGACCGCGACAGTGTTCGGCCTGGCGATGGATGCCCGTCGCCGCGGGGACGCGTCGTCGGCCGACTCGACCACGACTGCGGGATCGCGGGGAGTAGAGTCAGCCGACACGGTCGACGCGGATCGTCCTCAGCCGACTGCGGGGAAGTGATCGAGAGCGCCACGCACGGACATCAATCGCCCTGCGTGGCGCTCCCGTCGAGTCTCGGATCGGGAAGCTCGTGCCGCAGCCAACGGTCACGCTACGTCGATCGAGTTCCGCATGATCATCCGGCGGATCGTCGCCCGCAGATCCAGATAGTCAGATCGCGACTTCGTCGTGATCTGGTCGCGACCTCGTCCGAGAGGAATATCGACCGAAGCCTCGACCGAAGCGGGCCGTCCTGACAGAACGATGACCTTGTCGCCCAGGTAGACGGCTTCATCGATGTCGTGGGTAACGAGGATGATCGTCACGCCGAGTCGATCTCGGATGTCGAGCATGAGGTCTTCGAGATCGGCCCTGGTCTGGGCGTCGACCGAGGCGAACGGCTCGTCCATGATCAGCACTTCCGGACGGTACGCGAGCGACCTGGCGATGGCCGCCCGCTGCTGCATGCCGCCGGACATCTCCCACGGGTAGAGCCGCTCGGCGTGAGGGAGACCAACCTCAGCCAGCGCCTGGCGGACCCGCTCCTTCCGGTCGGACGAAGACATCCCGTACCGCCTGAGGGGCAGCTCGACGTTCTGAGCGATGCGCATCCACGGCATCAGTGACCTGCTGTAATCCTGGAAGACCACGGAGACCTCAGCGGGTGGACGCGTAACCGGCTGGCCATTGATCCGGACCTCACCGGAATCCGCGGGACCGAGAGCCGCGAGGGTGCGCAGAAGCGTCGTCTTCCCCGTACCGGAGGGACCGACGATGCACACGAATTCGCCGCGCGCCGCTTCGAACGACACACCTGCGAGCACTTGATTGCTGCCGAATGACTTCGTGACGGCGACTGCCTCCAGTGCCGGGATTCGAGATTCGTCCATGGTGGGCTCTCCTGAGATCATGTGCGGGATTTGCGGTGCCAAGCGAGCACGTGATGCTCGATCACCATGAGGATGAGGTTGAGGGCGTAGCCGATGATTCCCAGAAGCAGCATCCCCGACCACATCTCCGGGATGGAGAACTGACGCTGGGCTTGCAGGATGAAGTAGCCGATTCCCCGGGAAGCCCCGAGAAGTTCGCTGGCGAACATCAAGATGACCGACACGGCGAGGCTCGCGCGGATGCCCGCGAAGATCTGGGGGCCGGCGTTCGGGAGCACGATCCTGAAGATCCAGTCGACGGTGCGCACGCGGTTCGACCTGGCCACGTCCACGAACGCAGGAGGTGTCCCGCGCACCCCATCGATCGTGTTGAGGAGGATGGGCCAGAGCGCGCCGAGCACGATGATCGTGATGCGCATGTCCTGGCCGATGCCGATCAACTGGATCGCGAGAGGCAGCAGAGCCACGGCGGGCAGGTATCTCAGAAACTGAAGGACCGGGCCGACGGCGGTCGCGACGTAATCACTCAGACCGATCACCACCCCGAGGGCGATTCCGAGTACGACGGAGATCCCGAGCCCGGCGAGGATCGCTTGCAGGCTCGGCACGACATGTTCGGGCACGAGCGCGAACAGCCACAACTCTCGGAACCGCCGCAGGATTGTTTCCAACGGGGGGAAGTAGAACGAGGTGCTCCCGGCGCTGGCGAACCACCAGATCGCGATCAGCGCGATCGGCACCAGAGCGGGGAGCGCGATCCGCGCGGCTCGTGCATTCACGCGATCACCGTCCGATGCGCCGGGTGCCAGCTGAGCAACGCCTTCTCCATCCGGGCGAACCCTGCGTTCACCCCGACGCCGAGCAGGCCGCAGAAGACGATGTAGGAATACATCGTCGGGATGTCTCCTCCGAGCTGGCTGGTCAGGATGCTCTCACCCAGGCCCCCGGCGGGGATGACGATCTGCGCACTGATCGTGACGAGCAGGCAGATCGCGGCAGCGAGCCGGATGCCGGTTGCGATGTAAGGCAGCGCCGTGGGAACGAGCAGGAAGAGCAGTGTGTCGCCGCGGCGTATGCGAAACGATCGGAAGGTGTCTCGCGCCACTTTGTCGACATCGTGCGCACCGTAGATCGTCTGCATGATGACCGCCCAGACAGCTGCGAAGAAGGCCAGCAGAATGGTGCTCTCCAGGCCCGATCCATACAGAAGCACCACCAGGGGTACGAGCACGAGCGCCGGGATCGTGCGGAGGAAGTCGAGGGTGAACACCGACATCCGGTACGCGATCCGGCTCGCGCCGAGCGGAAAGCCAACGGCGACGCCGACCACAACGGCCAGAATCAAGCTCACTCCCCAGCTTGCGAGCGTCGCGCCGAGCGGGCCCCAGAGAGAACCCTCGACGACCGCGGTGATCGCGGCTGCGCCGACAGCGACCGGCGTCGGGACGGCGCCCAGATCCCCGATGGTCGCGAACAGCTGCCACGCGACGAGGACCGCCACGACGACGACGATCTGGGCGACTCGGGAGGAAGGTAGACGCACCCGCCGCCGACCCTGGGTGCGAGACGCCGACTTCGTCGACATCCGGGACGCGACGTCAATCGCCATCGGTCTTCCACAGAAGGTCGGACGGGTCGTAACCGGCCTCGATGAAGCCCTCCCGTTCCATCAGCTCGACGTAGTTCTCGACGTCCGCCTCGGACAGCGAGGAGTCATAGAGGGGAATGACCGAGTTCTCGATCGCCTCCGGCGAGAGAGAGGTGAACGTGGGAAGAACGGCCCGCACTGCCTCCGGGTTCTCGTTGGCGTACTCGGCCGCTCGCTGGATCGCGGTAGTGAATTTGGTGATGGTCTCGGGGTTTGCGTTCGCAAACTGTTCTCCCGCAACCCAGGTGAGCGCGGTCATGCCGCCGAGCCCCTCGGTGAAGGGCTGAGAGATCGGGACGAGCCCGGCGGCTTCGGCTTCCGAGAGGAACGGGTCGACGACGAACGCCGCATCCACTCGATCGGACTGCAACGCCGAGACCATGTCGGGATAGGCGATCTCGACGATCTCGACATCGGCAGGATCGACTCCCGCCTCTTCCAGCACCACGCGCAGAGCGAGCTCGGGCGCGGACTTCAGACCCACAACGGCGACTGTCTTGTCAGCGAGGTCTTCCACCGACGAGACTCCACTGTCGGGAGCGGCGATGAGCGCGGTCGTGTCGCCGACCCCGTCGACTGGATATCGGTCGTTGCCGGAGGCAACGACGACCGGGAGCCCTTTCGATGCGGCAGTGATCACCGGGACGGACGTCATCAGCGCCAGCTGAAGTTCGTCATTCAGCAGCGAAGGGATCGCGGTCGCAGCCGTTTGGATGACCGAAGGAGTCACGACGAGGCCTTCGTCGTCGAAGTAGCCCTGGTCGATCGCGATGTAGAGGTTGGCAGCGTTCGCGATCGGGGTTATGCCGACGGTGAGCTCGGTCACCTGATCGTCAGATTGTGCGGAAGAGCCCGCGCCCGCGCCCCCTTCTCCCGTGCATCCGCTCAGTACGATCATCGCGGCTGCCAGACCGGCGATAGCGATGCTTGCTTTGCTGGAAGCCGCAGACACGGCGGCGTGCAGAGGTCTCTTCATTCGTCGACTCCTCGTTGAGTTGGCTCGCGCTGGGATGCGCGGAACGCGACTAAGAGGACACTACGGCGATTAGGTTCGATCCGTCCAGTATCGAATAATGAGCTGAGTACTTGAAGTGCGCAGCAGGCGCGCGCTCGCGCAACGGCACCGTGGGAACACCGCGCCGATCGTGTCGCCACGTGTAGTGGCACCGGGGCGGTTCTGCTCCCGTTACTGCTGCGTTACCGCAACCGCCGTTCAGACATGACGAAGGCCCCGCATCCCAGTGTTTCCAAGGGAGTCGGGGCCTTCGTGGTGGCGGTGACGGTGGGATTTGAACCCACGGTAGGGGGTTACCCTACACAACTTTTCGAGAGTTGCACCTTCGGCCGCTCGGACACGTCACCGCGGACTAGCTTACGACAACCCGCGCCACGGCGCGAATCGAGTGGGTCAGCACCGGATCACCAGGCGGCGGCGACCTCAGCGTGCGTGCGCAGGATGCCGTCGGTCGTTCCCTCGGGGGCCCGGCCGATGCCGCACTCCGTCGCGACGCCGAACTGCGGAGCGAAGCGCTGGGCCACGGCGATCCGCCGCTCTGCTCCCTCCGCGCCGTCTTCCCGATGAACGAGCCCCAGGTACAGCTCACCGTCGTACGCGAGGTCGGCGAGGGGCGCGAAGTACGCCTCGTCATCGCGTTCGATCGGCACGGGCAGGTGCAGCCAGGTCAGCGGGCGGGCCGATGCGGCGATCACGGCGTTCGCGTAGCGGACGAGGTTCGCCGCATCCGTCGGCTCGAAGAAGTGCTTCTCGGCGACGTCTCCGTAGCAGAGGTGCACTCCGACCTCGACATCGGCCGGCACGGCGTCGATCAGTGCCGCGAGGCGCGAGACGAGACCGGGCAACGGGTCGCCCTCCCACCACACGTCCATGACCCGCCCGAACGCCGGCGCGGCCTCGATGATCCCCATCTCGCTCGCCACGTCCCACTGGATCGCGAGGTCGCCGTGCGGGATCGCCGCGAGGATGCTGTCGACCTCGCGCAGCAGCGCGGCGGTGTAGACCGGGTCGATGGCGGCGCGGTCATCGCCGAAGAAGAATGACGAGACGACCGCGACCGTCGTCGGAAGTGAGACCTGGAAGCGGGTCGCGGCAGGTACGACGCCCTCGTCTCGCAGGCGCGAGAAGATCGCATACGACTCGATCGCGGCATCCGCATATCCCAGCGGCGGGAGCTGGATGCTCGCCGCATCCACCCCGTCGGCGATGCGCAGCGGTCGAGCGTCGATGCCGGCCCTGAACGGGATGGGCTCGTCGCCGATGCGCTCGATGCCGTCGGCTTCGCCGAGCACGTCGGGCTGGAACATGATCCAGTGGAATCGCTTGCCGACCTCACCGTCGGGGATGCGGCGGAGTCGCGGACCCAGCAGTTCGGCGGCGATGCGCATCGTGGTCTCGGCGTCGTCGAAGTTCACACTGCCCACGAGGAGGGCACCCTGCGGCTGAGTCATGCATCCAGGGTATCGGCGCGTGTTTTCTCCGGCACCCTCTCGGGCGAACGCCGCGCCTCCAAGTTAGGCTGTCCTAAAGGCATCCGTCGCAGGGTGCGCCGCGGAGTCGAGGCACGGAGGGGACGCAATGGGCTTCATCACATCGGAGGCGCTGGCAGAGACCGGCTACGTCGTGCTCGACGACCACGATCAGGCGTCCGATCCCGCGGAGTGGCTCGATCTCGAGTACATCGGCTGGCGCTCGTCGGGCGTCACCCGCTTCGCCCCGCTCGCCAGCTACGCCGGCGCGATCGAATGCAACGGCTTCTGGAACCAGACCCCTCCCCGCACCGACAAGGACGGCGTGTGGGTCGAGTCGCAGGTCGCGATCGCCCCGACCCTGCAGCGACGCGCCCTCGAGCCGGGCGCCGGAGTCGGCCGCTGCCGCGTCATCGAACTGCAGCCCAACGACTACGCGGACGCCGTCTACAACCTGCACCAGGACGACAACAACCGCCTCAACGAAGACGGCACCGGCTGGGTCGTGCGCGGCTACTACAACCTGTCCGATGACACGGATTCGCTGCTTCTCCTGCGCTCCGACCGCTTCGACCCGGCGACCGAGATCCGCCTGCCGTTGCGCGAGGGATCCCGCATCATCGTCGACACCCAGCGCTTCTGGCACGCGGTCTGGCATCGCGGCACGACCCCGCGGTACGCCCTCATCACCTCGTGGACGTCGGGTCCCGAGCTCGACGCCTACATCGAGGCGAACCACGGAAACCCGCACCCGGCGACCGTCGACCTCGACCCGCAGCTCGTCGACGACGCACAGGTCGAACTCCACCGTCGCATCGAAGAGCGCCGCCGCGTCTTCGAGGCGCAGGGCATCGTGATGGAACCGCGCGCCGACCTCAACGTCGGACCCCCGCGCTTCCTCGGTCGGGCATGACGACGGAGACCCGCCCCGATAGGTCCGGCATCTGAACTCGGCCGGGCTGGCGTCCGTCTGCAGGACCCATGCACGTATGCAGGACCAGAACGCGGTTCTGAACCGACATCGGTGCTTCCGTCCTGCACACGGTCGCCGACACGACACCGGGCGGGCCTGTCATTCCCGAACCCCGGCACGACGTCGGACTCCACCCCCGACACACCGAACGGACGAACGGATGCCAGGGCACGCCGCCCTAGACGTCCGACACTGTGCCCGGGGCTAGCGGCGAGAAGTCGCCCCTGAACCCCGACAGCCGCCGGACTACTCCGCGACCGTGCGCCCGTCGTCCAACCGCACGACCCGGTCGACGGCGCCCGCGGGCGGGGCGACGTGCGAGATCAGCAGCACCGACTGCTCCCCCGCCGCGTGCAGCAGGTCGCGCAGCAACGCATCGGATGCATCGGGCTCGACACCCGCGGTCGGCTCGTCGAGCACCAAGACCGGGAAGCCCCTGAGCAGCGCGCGAGCCAGAGCGATCCGCTGCGCCTGCCCGCCGGACACGAGTCCGCCGCGGTCGCCGACCCGCGCATCCAGTCCGCCCCGCTCGCGCACCCAGGCGCCGAGGCCGACGCGGTCGAGCACCGCGAGCAGCTCATCGTCGGTCGCGGAGTCTCGGGCGAACAGCAGGTTCTGGCGGATGTCTTCGTCGAACAGCTGCGGACTCTGCTCGCACAGCCCGATCGTGCGGCGTAGCGCAGGACCCGAGAGCGCCGATGCATCCATGCCGCCGACGGAATACTCACCCTCGACCCGCAGGAATCCGACGAGCGCTGCGGCCAGCGAGCTCTTCCCCGCACCGCTCGGTCCCGACACGAGCACACGCTCGCCCGGATGCAGGTCCAGGTCGACTCCTCGGAGAGCCGGCGTCCCCCCGGGCCACCACGCGCGCACATCACGGAGTCGCAGCGCGGGAACTCCGACGATCTCCACATCCTCGCCGTCGTCCGACCTCAGCTCGGCCGGCATCTCCGCCGGCAGCACGTCGACGATGCGCTCGGCGCTCGAACGCACGCTGCGCCAGGATGCCGCGGCGATCGGCACGGCGCCGAAGACCTCGAACACGACCATGGGAACGAGCACGGCCACGGCGAGCCAGGGTCCGTCGATCGCCCCGGTCGTCAGCCCGGGAGCCGCGACAGCCAGCGCCCAGACCGACGCCGCGCCCGCGACCGCCGACACGACGCCGGCTGCGATCGCCTGCGCCAGGGATGCCGTGCTCACGGCGCGGCGCAGCTCGGCATCCGCCTGCCGCACCCGCTCGCGGGCCTGCGGCTCAGCTCCATAGGCGAGCAGCACATCGAGCGTGCCGAAGTAGTCGGTCAGCGCGGCGGAGAGGTCGCCGCGACGGCGGGAGACGGCGGCCTCGGCCCGAGAGCCGAACACCCACCCCAGTCCGATCGCCGCAGCGGCCGCTACCACGAGGCATGCGGAGAGAGTGAGTGCGGCCGGCAGCGACACGAACGCCAGGAATCCGACGGCGCCGAGGGCGACGAGCCCCGAGACTGCGAGCGGCTGCACGACCCGCAGCGGCAGGTTCTGCAGGTTCTCGACATCGTCGACGAGGGCCGAGAGCACGCGACCGTGGTCGGTTCGTCCGAGTCCGGCAGGCGACAGCGGAGTGAGGCGCCGCACCATGTCGGCGCGTGTCGAGGCGAGCTGACGCAGCGCCGCATCGTGGCCGCTCAGCCGTTCCAGATACCGGGTCACCGCACGAGACACCGCGAAGAACCTCACCCCGACCACCGCGATCGACAGCGGCACGAGAGAGTCGACGATCGATGCGCTGACGATCAGCCAGCCGCTCACCGCGAGCAGGCTCACCGCGGCGCCCGCCGACAGGAAACCCCAGATCGCGCCGGGGAGGAAGCGGCGCATCGGCGGCTGCGCGAGACGCAGGATGCCGCGCACACGCACGGCGGAGCTGGCGCCGCTCACACGCCCACCCCCAGTTCGACGACCTGATCGGCCACGTCCCGTGCCGACCGGCGGTGCGAGACGAGCAGCACCGTCGCCCCGGCATCCGCCCTCGCACGCAGTGAGTTCCACAGACGCTGCTCGGTCTCCGGGTCCAAGGCACTGGACGGTTCATCGAGCGCCAGCACGGCGTCGGGGCGCTGCGCCTGGCGATACAGCGCCCGCGCGACCGCGACCCGCTGCGCCTGTCCGCCCGAGAGCCCGCTGCCCTGCACACCCAGCTCGAGCGCAGGGTCGAGGTCGTTCGCGCACGCCTCATCCAGGGCACGGCGGATGCCGTCGGCATCCGGTGCCGGATCCCCCAGCGCCACATTCGCGGCGATCGTGCCGCGACTCAGCTGAGGGCGCTGTCCGCTCCAGGCCAGCCACTCCGACGGCGCGCGACCTCGCACATCGACTCCGGCGACCGCAGCCGAGCCTTCGAACTCGACGGCACCGCGCAGAGCCGCGAGCAGACTCGACTTGCCTGCGCCGCTCGGCCCCTCGATCAGCGTGATGGTTCCCGGCTCGGCTGTGAACGAGACCGGCGGCAGATCGCGCACGCGCAGACCGGAGACGACGAGGTCTCGCGCGTCGCCCGTTCGCAATTCAGCATGAACACGGCCAAAACCAGCGCTCAGCTCTTCTCCCGACACCGTGCCACGGTTCCGTGCTGAATTGTGAACGCCGACCTCCCGAGCCCCGGCCGCGTCGAGCACCTCGAACACATCCTCGGTCGCCGCAACCCCCTCGGCTGCCGCATGGAACTGCACTCCGACCTGGCGGATCGGCAGGAACGCCTCGGGCGCGAGCAGCAGCACGAACAGTCCGACCTCGAGCGACAGGTCGCCCGAGAGCAGCCGGAATCCGACCGCCACCGCGATCAGAGCCACCGCGATCGAAGCCAGCAACTCCATCGAGAAGCCCGAGAGGAACGAGAACCTCAACACCTTCATGGTCTCGCGGCGGTAGTCGTCGGCCGTC
This genomic interval carries:
- a CDS encoding MFS transporter, with translation MSTTTTASARTIDEVTEAAGMTWRHWLSFALIALIMLTDGMDVTIVSHTFPSLVKEWGVSIGGGITFVVTAGFISMGLGALIAGRLSDLLGRKAVLVATTTLFASATALGATSPDFMAFTAWRLLACLGMGAAMATSSTLVADLVPPRRRAALLATAYAAVGLGTTLGAALAGLLLPLGGWRALLVAGGVIPLVIVLVLAAVVPESPAFYAARGDLVRARRALARLIPTTLTESVTFSTPKAADRTHVVRQLISRRFRITTALLWVFGFLSLGTQLMIVQYLPTLLQQPTPGLDSVQSSTVVGLYGLTSVAGTLVIGAVLTKVSRFVAIGSALILSAAAAVLVGVTPDLSYGQLLLLLGIAGFVLPAAFGPTRSVLAAAAYPTRIRGTGVGSTEFSARIGSAVGGAVGGTLIGAGLGLTGLFLTLLAPIAVLTATVFGLAMDARRRGDASSADSTTTAGSRGVESADTVDADRPQPTAGK
- a CDS encoding ABC transporter ATP-binding protein; translated protein: MDESRIPALEAVAVTKSFGSNQVLAGVSFEAARGEFVCIVGPSGTGKTTLLRTLAALGPADSGEVRINGQPVTRPPAEVSVVFQDYSRSLMPWMRIAQNVELPLRRYGMSSSDRKERVRQALAEVGLPHAERLYPWEMSGGMQQRAAIARSLAYRPEVLIMDEPFASVDAQTRADLEDLMLDIRDRLGVTIILVTHDIDEAVYLGDKVIVLSGRPASVEASVDIPLGRGRDQITTKSRSDYLDLRATIRRMIMRNSIDVA
- a CDS encoding ABC transporter permease; translated protein: MNARAARIALPALVPIALIAIWWFASAGSTSFYFPPLETILRRFRELWLFALVPEHVVPSLQAILAGLGISVVLGIALGVVIGLSDYVATAVGPVLQFLRYLPAVALLPLAIQLIGIGQDMRITIIVLGALWPILLNTIDGVRGTPPAFVDVARSNRVRTVDWIFRIVLPNAGPQIFAGIRASLAVSVILMFASELLGASRGIGYFILQAQRQFSIPEMWSGMLLLGIIGYALNLILMVIEHHVLAWHRKSRT
- a CDS encoding ABC transporter permease, translated to MAIDVASRMSTKSASRTQGRRRVRLPSSRVAQIVVVVAVLVAWQLFATIGDLGAVPTPVAVGAAAITAVVEGSLWGPLGATLASWGVSLILAVVVGVAVGFPLGASRIAYRMSVFTLDFLRTIPALVLVPLVVLLYGSGLESTILLAFFAAVWAVIMQTIYGAHDVDKVARDTFRSFRIRRGDTLLFLLVPTALPYIATGIRLAAAICLLVTISAQIVIPAGGLGESILTSQLGGDIPTMYSYIVFCGLLGVGVNAGFARMEKALLSWHPAHRTVIA
- a CDS encoding ABC transporter substrate-binding protein gives rise to the protein MTELTVGITPIANAANLYIAIDQGYFDDEGLVVTPSVIQTAATAIPSLLNDELQLALMTSVPVITAASKGLPVVVASGNDRYPVDGVGDTTALIAAPDSGVSSVEDLADKTVAVVGLKSAPELALRVVLEEAGVDPADVEIVEIAYPDMVSALQSDRVDAAFVVDPFLSEAEAAGLVPISQPFTEGLGGMTALTWVAGEQFANANPETITKFTTAIQRAAEYANENPEAVRAVLPTFTSLSPEAIENSVIPLYDSSLSEADVENYVELMEREGFIEAGYDPSDLLWKTDGD
- the cydC gene encoding thiol reductant ABC exporter subunit CydC, yielding MSGASSAVRVRGILRLAQPPMRRFLPGAIWGFLSAGAAVSLLAVSGWLIVSASIVDSLVPLSIAVVGVRFFAVSRAVTRYLERLSGHDAALRQLASTRADMVRRLTPLSPAGLGRTDHGRVLSALVDDVENLQNLPLRVVQPLAVSGLVALGAVGFLAFVSLPAALTLSACLVVAAAAAIGLGWVFGSRAEAAVSRRRGDLSAALTDYFGTLDVLLAYGAEPQARERVRQADAELRRAVSTASLAQAIAAGVVSAVAGAASVWALAVAAPGLTTGAIDGPWLAVAVLVPMVVFEVFGAVPIAAASWRSVRSSAERIVDVLPAEMPAELRSDDGEDVEIVGVPALRLRDVRAWWPGGTPALRGVDLDLHPGERVLVSGPSGAGKSSLAAALVGFLRVEGEYSVGGMDASALSGPALRRTIGLCEQSPQLFDEDIRQNLLFARDSATDDELLAVLDRVGLGAWVRERGGLDARVGDRGGLVSGGQAQRIALARALLRGFPVLVLDEPTAGVEPDASDALLRDLLHAAGEQSVLLISHVAPPAGAVDRVVRLDDGRTVAE
- the cydD gene encoding thiol reductant ABC exporter subunit CydD gives rise to the protein MKPVDIRLLRYASAARGFLLLSGVIGVLQTAVTIAFAWMLTDAVTGALAGRDVTASLLWLLGLAALRGVLIAASDAAGTRAAAKTGMQLRAALIGAVGRLGPSWLAQRNQAELAVTAGHGLEALDSYFARYIPQLVLTVIATPVLVAVMWWQDWPSGLTAIITLPLIPLFLILIGIATRTVQRTQWQTLQRLAARFADTVQGLSTLRLFGRERRAAAQIEQTADDYRRETMKVLRFSFLSGFSMELLASIAVALIAVAVGFRLLSGDLSLEVGLFVLLLAPEAFLPIRQVGVQFHAAAEGVAATEDVFEVLDAAGAREVGVHNSARNRGTVSGEELSAGFGRVHAELRTGDARDLVVSGLRVRDLPPVSFTAEPGTITLIEGPSGAGKSSLLAALRGAVEFEGSAAVAGVDVRGRAPSEWLAWSGQRPQLSRGTIAANVALGDPAPDADGIRRALDEACANDLDPALELGVQGSGLSGGQAQRVAVARALYRQAQRPDAVLALDEPSSALDPETEQRLWNSLRARADAGATVLLVSHRRSARDVADQVVELGVGV